The Amycolatopsis mongoliensis genome includes a window with the following:
- a CDS encoding enoyl-CoA hydratase/isomerase family protein translates to MPKSGAVRTTREGSVATITLANGSDNLLDPVVMNALHDAISAADEDREILAIVLAADGERFCGGLDVAELQRGGDPAEFATALVKLLKLLPRIGTALVAAVHGDALASGFSIVCCCDLAVAAPQARLGTFEAGIGIWPMIAQVPPLQRMLPRHALRNIITGVPFSAAEAERFGAITKIAAGRVRSEARELAEAASVAGRALAAGRRSFYRFTELPYEDALDAALDSFTTMLSTSPNR, encoded by the coding sequence ATGCCGAAATCGGGAGCGGTGCGGACCACGCGTGAAGGGTCCGTCGCGACCATCACGCTGGCCAACGGGAGCGACAACCTGCTCGACCCGGTCGTGATGAACGCCTTGCACGACGCCATTTCGGCCGCCGACGAGGACCGGGAGATCCTGGCGATCGTGCTGGCCGCCGACGGTGAGCGGTTCTGCGGGGGACTCGACGTCGCGGAGCTCCAGCGTGGCGGCGATCCGGCCGAGTTCGCGACCGCGCTGGTGAAGCTCCTGAAGCTGCTGCCCCGGATCGGCACGGCACTCGTGGCGGCCGTCCACGGCGACGCACTCGCCTCCGGCTTTTCGATCGTGTGCTGCTGCGACCTCGCGGTCGCGGCACCGCAAGCGCGGCTCGGCACCTTCGAAGCGGGTATCGGCATCTGGCCGATGATCGCCCAAGTACCGCCGCTGCAGCGCATGCTGCCGCGGCACGCGTTGCGCAACATCATCACCGGCGTGCCGTTTTCCGCGGCGGAAGCGGAGCGGTTCGGCGCGATCACCAAGATCGCCGCCGGCCGGGTGCGTTCGGAAGCAAGGGAGCTGGCGGAAGCCGCGTCGGTCGCCGGCCGGGCCTTGGCGGCGGGCCGGCGATCGTTCTACCGGTTCACCGAACTGCCCTACGAGGACGCGCTCGACGCGGCCCTCGATTCCTTCACCACGATGCTGAGCACTTCCCCGAACCGGTAA
- a CDS encoding BTAD domain-containing putative transcriptional regulator, whose protein sequence is MLVPEFGADVVRRSRVVRRFHALLEARTVVAVCASAGAGKTTAVAEAVGALERPVAWVSLDGTEQAGRLPVYLEAAVEQYVPAAGQVASDALRTGLHLGESAGLLAESLQGSSLVIVCDNVERITGDAGSIAVLDAFARYLPAGVNLVLVSRVDVPLSRPATSAPIGVVGDEDLAFDATETAEVLRLAGQESVDVHEVVRRTGGWVTGVRFGAWGGGSTSGLCGFFSHTVLHGLTEDERAFLLHTSLLDEVTVPGAAALGQPEPSRVMARLRAQHLPVSWSRDGTRMTPHGQFRDFLREALQRDDAEVYAVLERRHAEFLVEQGEKEEAVDALLRIGDVGRAWDRAAELLPDLVARGDFAPAARWWDQLGSSSRCPTPRIGAVALRVAFALEQFGRAAELFDRFGDCWLPGPESPDHEEATALAAWCLWHLGRIEDAVSLVSRLPRGRTHAVASVLMALATGEAPALPEASAAPSGPLDGILIRCRYLRGRVSGLGAPGPFDPWRTVLGAPWAVAGLRAGGRIDEAMSVYEQRKESARPLWLHAFDEVELMLDLGRGAEAWTALRRGRELIAESGSRVYHILSLLLEAKLWLRLDQDAEQAERALAAAEAAGLANYAFAREVGQMWRGLALLLRGRCAEAGRVLSRSVESMWAGDRRLELATAAAYLAEAHWRTGDEGRSDRAARLALDVSSAQGVQHLLLAALTDVPEVATRSADASPTRMSRWHEITDLLSRQDSLRVRARSPRLVLEEFGEPRLVSDGELVQPGLTKSVELLSFLLSTKEYTATRRQITAAVFDGRNDAASRSYLRQALFKLRAVLPAELAPTQEGESFAIPLTGRVEGTARAMEDQLLLATRQPDVERLATSRAAIDRAVAGPYLATLTSEWVRTRRTELDERIAIARVDAARIAFRLSRHGLARELLDEVFRRDPYREQAWHLAISLAHATGSDDAVLTVFRRYVAAMGELGVAPSSEVKRLVAHLRR, encoded by the coding sequence TTGCTGGTTCCCGAATTCGGCGCGGACGTCGTCCGGCGTTCCCGGGTGGTGCGCCGGTTTCACGCGCTGCTGGAGGCGCGGACGGTCGTGGCCGTCTGCGCGAGCGCCGGCGCGGGCAAGACCACCGCCGTCGCCGAGGCCGTCGGCGCGCTGGAGCGTCCGGTCGCCTGGGTTTCCCTCGATGGCACCGAGCAGGCCGGGCGGTTGCCGGTCTACCTCGAGGCCGCGGTCGAGCAGTACGTGCCGGCAGCGGGCCAGGTCGCGAGCGACGCTCTCCGCACCGGGCTGCACCTCGGCGAGTCGGCCGGGCTGCTCGCGGAAAGCCTGCAGGGCAGCAGTCTCGTGATCGTGTGCGACAACGTCGAGCGCATCACCGGGGACGCCGGCTCGATCGCGGTCCTCGACGCCTTCGCCCGCTATCTGCCGGCCGGGGTGAACCTCGTGCTGGTTTCCCGGGTCGATGTGCCGCTGTCGCGGCCTGCCACCTCGGCGCCGATCGGGGTGGTGGGGGACGAGGATCTCGCGTTCGACGCCACCGAGACGGCCGAGGTCCTGCGGCTGGCCGGGCAGGAGAGCGTCGACGTGCATGAGGTCGTTCGCCGGACCGGCGGGTGGGTCACCGGGGTGCGCTTCGGAGCCTGGGGCGGCGGCTCGACGTCGGGCTTGTGCGGGTTCTTCTCCCACACCGTCCTCCATGGACTGACCGAAGACGAGCGAGCGTTCCTGCTGCACACGAGCCTGCTGGACGAGGTGACCGTGCCGGGCGCAGCGGCGCTGGGACAGCCGGAGCCGTCACGGGTGATGGCGCGCCTGCGTGCGCAGCACCTTCCGGTTTCCTGGTCGCGGGACGGCACCCGGATGACCCCGCACGGTCAGTTCCGCGACTTCTTGCGCGAAGCCCTCCAACGCGACGATGCGGAGGTGTACGCGGTGCTGGAGCGGCGCCACGCCGAGTTCCTTGTGGAGCAGGGCGAAAAGGAAGAGGCCGTCGACGCGCTGCTGAGGATCGGCGACGTCGGCCGTGCCTGGGACCGTGCAGCCGAGCTCCTGCCGGATCTGGTGGCCCGCGGCGATTTCGCACCGGCCGCGCGGTGGTGGGACCAGCTCGGGTCGTCGAGCCGGTGCCCGACCCCCCGGATCGGTGCCGTGGCGCTCCGGGTCGCGTTCGCCCTCGAGCAGTTCGGCCGGGCGGCGGAGCTGTTCGACCGGTTCGGCGACTGCTGGCTCCCCGGACCGGAGTCCCCGGACCACGAGGAGGCAACCGCCCTCGCTGCGTGGTGTCTCTGGCACCTCGGCCGGATCGAAGACGCCGTGTCGCTGGTTTCGCGGCTGCCGCGCGGGCGGACCCACGCCGTCGCGTCGGTGCTGATGGCACTGGCCACAGGGGAGGCGCCGGCGCTCCCCGAAGCCTCCGCGGCGCCGTCCGGACCGCTCGACGGCATCCTCATCAGGTGCAGGTACCTCCGAGGCCGTGTTTCGGGATTGGGAGCGCCGGGGCCGTTCGATCCGTGGCGCACCGTGCTCGGTGCCCCGTGGGCCGTGGCAGGTCTCCGGGCGGGCGGCCGGATCGACGAAGCGATGTCCGTTTACGAGCAACGGAAGGAATCGGCGCGGCCGCTGTGGTTGCACGCCTTCGACGAGGTCGAGCTCATGCTCGACCTCGGTCGCGGCGCCGAGGCGTGGACCGCGCTCCGCCGGGGCCGGGAGCTGATCGCCGAGTCGGGGTCACGGGTCTACCACATCTTGAGCCTGCTCTTGGAGGCCAAGCTGTGGTTGCGGCTCGACCAGGACGCCGAGCAGGCGGAACGGGCGCTCGCCGCGGCGGAGGCGGCGGGGCTCGCGAACTACGCGTTCGCCCGCGAGGTCGGTCAGATGTGGCGCGGCCTGGCCCTGCTGCTTCGCGGTCGCTGCGCGGAGGCCGGGCGGGTGCTGTCCCGTTCGGTCGAGAGCATGTGGGCCGGCGACCGGCGGCTCGAGCTGGCCACCGCCGCCGCGTACCTGGCGGAGGCGCATTGGCGGACCGGTGACGAGGGCCGCTCCGACCGAGCGGCACGGCTGGCCCTCGACGTGTCGTCGGCGCAGGGGGTTCAGCACCTGCTGCTCGCGGCGTTGACCGACGTGCCGGAGGTGGCCACCCGCTCCGCCGACGCGTCTCCCACACGGATGTCGCGCTGGCACGAGATCACCGACCTCCTGTCCCGGCAGGATTCGCTGCGGGTGAGGGCGCGGTCACCCCGCCTGGTCCTGGAAGAGTTCGGCGAGCCCCGCCTGGTGTCGGACGGCGAACTCGTGCAACCGGGGCTGACGAAGAGCGTCGAGTTGCTGAGCTTTCTCCTCAGCACCAAGGAATACACCGCTACCAGGCGCCAGATCACCGCCGCGGTCTTCGACGGGCGGAACGACGCGGCGAGCCGTAGCTACCTGCGGCAGGCGTTGTTCAAACTCAGGGCGGTCCTTCCCGCGGAGCTTGCGCCGACGCAGGAGGGGGAGTCGTTCGCCATCCCGCTCACCGGCCGGGTCGAGGGAACCGCACGAGCGATGGAAGACCAGCTCCTGCTCGCGACCCGGCAGCCGGACGTCGAACGGCTGGCGACCTCGCGGGCCGCGATCGACCGCGCCGTCGCGGGCCCGTACCTGGCCACGCTGACGAGCGAGTGGGTCAGGACCCGCCGGACCGAACTCGACGAGCGGATCGCGATCGCGCGCGTCGACGCCGCCCGGATCGCGTTCCGGCTGAGCCGGCACGGGCTCGCGCGGGAACTGCTGGACGAGGTTTTCCGCCGGGACCCCTACCGGGAACAAGCTTGGCACCTGGCCATCTCGCTCGCCCACGCCACCGGCAGCGACGACGCGGTCCTGACCGTGTTCCGCCGTTACGTGGCGGCGATGGGCGAGCTCGGGGTCGCCCCTTCGTCGGAGGTGAAGCGGCTCGTGGCGCACTTGCGCCGTTAG
- a CDS encoding flavin reductase family protein codes for MTTSPAVDPALAFRATMSRLPSGVSVITTRFGDAPIGMTASAVTALSLDPVQLLVCVGNHLFTKRAIAQHGRFGVNVLGEDSQELAKRFAAKGDRFAGVDYDEDHGVPMLRDAIAGVVCEVAGELPGGDHTIFVGSARQFGHRSAGRPLLHFCGEFGRIA; via the coding sequence GTGACCACTTCACCAGCAGTCGATCCCGCGCTCGCGTTCCGCGCCACGATGTCCCGGCTCCCCTCGGGTGTCTCGGTGATCACGACCCGGTTCGGTGACGCACCGATCGGCATGACGGCCAGCGCCGTCACGGCGCTCTCCCTCGACCCGGTCCAGCTTCTCGTCTGCGTGGGCAACCACCTGTTCACCAAGCGGGCGATCGCTCAGCACGGGCGGTTCGGGGTGAACGTCCTCGGCGAGGATTCGCAGGAGCTCGCGAAGCGGTTCGCCGCGAAGGGTGATCGTTTCGCCGGGGTCGACTACGACGAGGACCACGGCGTCCCGATGCTCCGCGACGCCATCGCCGGCGTCGTCTGCGAGGTCGCCGGCGAGCTCCCGGGCGGCGACCACACGATCTTCGTCGGCAGCGCGCGGCAGTTCGGTCACCGCTCCGCCGGCCGGCCGCTCCTGCACTTCTGCGGCGAGTTCGGCCGGATCGCCTGA
- a CDS encoding LuxR C-terminal-related transcriptional regulator, protein MARPSPLDRLQSATDPIVLISGPAGAGKTTLVEAWARDEPRVRVLSLTRHHNTAESLLNAIFATTGTTASSRIAPEDVLRWAEQLGRVPFTPEHPGRLVLDGAETITDPEARLLLRDLVDHRPAALRLVVTTRHRRPDWLTRGLACGAATTITAEDLRLPSTKTGENVHDCAGWALAVTLVDRLGRAKAADAIRDFLRDEVLARVTTEVRHLLHAVSITPGTTPALAIHLTGNPAAGRLLAEFADTTQFATRTGNHTFRLHPQLARALTDELATEHWESYTALRRRYADWLAGQGRVDRSTRLYVELGDEDTANATLVAQWQRTVLSGHAELVDGALGCLPPLRLARDPRLCLISAMAHLAGGDCHGWQRWADVAEAIGGDAVLEPGVPVAAALAVSRRFARAVTDGTVSGEPCDAPPRGLWSALSAITEGLGSLWAGQYATATARFHRAEVEARVSGDRLALVHALSGLALTAALGGDDRALPHAGEAIAMAGELSPRCRWVAANAHLALATVHRSARARQDAIDAANDVLRAFEGVSSALGRRTRARATELLDDLHRAEVRNRRTPEPRLSSREQRVLRALCGPLTLREIAGELFVSHNTIKSQVNSIFRKLGVHDRAAAVAAARSRR, encoded by the coding sequence ATGGCGCGACCGTCCCCGCTCGACCGCCTCCAGTCGGCCACCGATCCGATCGTCTTGATCAGCGGACCCGCCGGAGCCGGGAAGACCACCTTGGTCGAGGCGTGGGCCCGTGACGAGCCCCGCGTGCGCGTCCTCAGCCTCACGCGCCACCACAACACGGCCGAGTCGCTCCTGAACGCGATCTTCGCCACCACGGGGACCACCGCATCGAGCCGCATCGCCCCGGAGGACGTGCTTCGCTGGGCCGAGCAGCTCGGCCGCGTGCCGTTCACCCCGGAACACCCCGGCCGGCTCGTCCTCGACGGCGCGGAGACGATCACCGATCCGGAGGCGCGGCTGCTCCTGCGCGATCTGGTCGACCACCGGCCGGCCGCGCTGCGGCTGGTCGTCACGACCCGGCACCGCAGGCCGGACTGGCTGACTCGCGGTCTGGCCTGTGGTGCCGCCACGACGATCACCGCGGAAGACCTCCGGCTCCCCTCGACGAAGACCGGCGAGAACGTCCACGACTGCGCAGGATGGGCGCTGGCGGTCACCCTGGTCGACCGCCTGGGTCGCGCGAAGGCCGCCGACGCCATCCGGGACTTCCTTCGTGACGAGGTGCTGGCCCGGGTGACCACCGAGGTCCGGCACCTCCTGCACGCGGTGTCGATCACCCCCGGAACCACCCCGGCACTGGCCATCCACCTGACCGGCAATCCCGCCGCGGGCCGGTTGCTCGCCGAGTTCGCCGACACCACCCAATTCGCGACCCGCACCGGGAACCACACGTTCCGGTTGCACCCGCAGCTGGCCCGCGCGTTGACCGACGAACTCGCCACCGAGCACTGGGAGTCCTACACCGCTCTGCGCCGGCGCTACGCGGATTGGCTCGCCGGGCAAGGCCGGGTGGACCGCTCCACCCGCCTGTACGTGGAACTCGGAGACGAGGACACGGCGAACGCGACGCTGGTGGCGCAGTGGCAGCGCACTGTCCTTTCCGGACACGCCGAGCTCGTCGACGGTGCGCTCGGCTGCCTGCCGCCGCTCCGGCTCGCCCGCGACCCACGTCTGTGCCTCATCTCGGCCATGGCGCACCTCGCCGGCGGCGACTGCCACGGCTGGCAACGGTGGGCCGACGTCGCCGAGGCGATCGGCGGCGACGCCGTACTGGAGCCGGGCGTGCCGGTGGCGGCCGCGCTCGCCGTCTCCCGCCGGTTCGCGCGGGCGGTGACCGACGGCACGGTGTCCGGAGAGCCGTGCGACGCCCCTCCGCGGGGATTGTGGAGCGCGCTGTCGGCGATCACCGAGGGACTGGGCTCGCTGTGGGCCGGGCAGTACGCCACCGCCACGGCGCGCTTCCACCGGGCGGAGGTCGAGGCGCGCGTCTCGGGCGACCGGCTTGCCCTCGTCCACGCGCTCTCCGGTCTGGCCCTGACAGCCGCTCTCGGCGGTGACGACCGCGCTCTCCCGCACGCCGGCGAAGCGATCGCGATGGCCGGCGAGCTGTCGCCCCGCTGCCGGTGGGTCGCCGCCAACGCCCACCTCGCGCTCGCCACCGTCCACCGTTCGGCCCGCGCTCGCCAAGACGCGATCGATGCCGCGAACGACGTGCTCAGGGCGTTCGAAGGCGTGTCGTCCGCGCTGGGGCGACGCACGCGCGCTCGAGCGACGGAGCTGTTGGACGACCTCCACCGGGCCGAGGTGCGGAACCGGAGAACACCGGAGCCGCGCCTGTCGTCCCGAGAGCAGCGGGTTCTGCGCGCACTGTGCGGTCCCCTGACCCTGCGCGAGATCGCGGGCGAGCTCTTCGTTTCGCACAACACGATCAAGAGCCAGGTGAATTCGATCTTCCGGAAGCTCGGGGTCCACGACCGGGCGGCCGCCGTCGCGGCCGCCCGGTCACGGCGCTGA